One segment of Desmodus rotundus isolate HL8 chromosome 6, HLdesRot8A.1, whole genome shotgun sequence DNA contains the following:
- the LOC112319479 gene encoding hepatitis A virus cellular receptor 1 homolog produces MHSWVAFTSLVLLWIDAVASQARVNGVVGQAVTLPCTYSTAAETTSMCWGRGACPHSQCPQQLIWTDGYRVTFQKSRRYNLLGVIAQGNVSLTIENAAQSDSGVYCCRVEHSGWFNDLKVNILLDVKPAPSKATSAPTSPRVSTSAPATAAPTVNLRTAPPKLTSVPVSPRISASAPTTPSSTLNLKTETTSSSPMQTADTQPITTQETNTTSSPSDPCPTDGNSTVMQPAGGGWQGGGNHVNVGENPWMSTSTALYIGLFSTALLLLSVLAAVITKRYLCAKGKVLHISKLSLNDIKDGTSPSETAVHYRAEENVYFENNLYSVN; encoded by the exons ATGCATTCTTGGGTAGCCTTCACAAGCCTCGTGCTACTTTGGATAG ACGCTGTGGCTTCTCAGGCACGTGTGAATGGGGTGGTGGGTCAGGCTGTCACGCTGCCCTGCACCTACTCCACCGCTGCCGAAACCACGTCCATGTGCTGGGGCCGAGGGGCATGCCCCCATTCTCAGTGCCCACAGCAGCTCATCTGGACGGACGGCTACCGCGTCACCTTTCAGAAGAGCAGGCGTTATAACCTGCTTGGAGTGATTGCGCAAGGAAACGTGTCTTTGACCATCGAGAACGCGGCCCAGTCTGACAGTGGCGTGTACTGTTGCCGGGTTGAGCACTCGGGGTGGTTTAATGATTTGAAAGTCAACATATTATTGGATGTAAAGCCAG CTCCATCTAAGGCCACCAGTGCTCCGACATCACCTCGGGTCTCCACCTCTGCTCCTGCAACTGCAGCGCCCACAGTGAACCTTAGGACAG CTCCACCTAAACTCACCAGTGTTCCAGTCTCACCTAGGATCTCCGCCTCTGCTCCCACAACGCCATCATCCACACTGAACCTTAAGACAG aaaccaCTTCATCTTCTCCAATGCAGACAGCAGACACCCAGCCTATCACAACGCAGGAAACAAATACGACCAGCTCGCCATCGGACCCTTGTCCAACAG ATGGGAACAGCACTGTGATGCAGCCTGCAGGGGGTGGTTGGCAAGGCGGTGGAAAC CACGTGAATGTGGGGGAAAACCCATGGATGAGCACCAGTACGGCTCTCTACATTGGACTCTTCTCTACGGCGCTGCTGCTGCTCAGTGTTTTGGCTGCCGTAATTACCAAAA GATATTTGTGTGCGAAAGGAAAGGTGTTGCATATAAG CAAACTGTCATTGAATGACATTAAGGATGGAACTTCGCCAAGTGAAACTGCAGTGCACTACCGAGCAGAAGAGAATGTCTACTTTGAGAACAATCTTTACAGTGTGAATTAA